In Methylocystis echinoides, one genomic interval encodes:
- a CDS encoding Rne/Rng family ribonuclease translates to MANKMLIDASHPEETRVVVLRGNRVQEFDFEAADKKPLRGNIYLAKVTRVEPSLQAAFVDYGGNRHGFLAFAEIHPDYYQIPVADRQALLEEESRAHRQDEEEEQPHRPHGRRRSRRRQPEAAEKRAGADETLVSEAVDVEALIEAAGDDQPASEETAAESVVAAAEDEPRPEEAEAPTDVEVEAEAVEAVEAVGIIEPDEGHHTISVDPAGFGSVEEGAAEEFAEAIPEPDHELKARRQDERDEERERARDEAEEAADEGEELASAGEGLEARAPRAPADEDHDDEEHDEEEHVEHIGGDAMDEAPFRVVRPRRQYKIQEVIKRRQVLLVQVVKEERGNKGAALTTYLSLAGRYSVLMPNTARGGGISRKITDGADRKRLKEIVHDLEVPEGMGVILRTAGATRTKAEVKRDFEYLLRLWESVRELTLRSSAPTLVYEEGSLIKRAIRDLYGRDVEEIVVSGDEAYREAKDFMRMLMPSHAKNVKQHREPYPIFAEAGVEAQLDAMFSNHVTLKSGGYLVINQTEALVAIDVNSGRSTREHNIEDTALRTNLEAADEVARQLRLRDLAGLIVVDFIDMEESRNNRAVERRLKDALKNDRARIQVGRISHFGLLEMSRQRIRAGVVEGSTVPCPHCAGAGHVRSTASIALHVLRVLEEALIKSAAHDVTLRTRGAVALYILNQKRAHLHSLESRFGVHITVAADDTLTGANYHALERGELASGPRVPTAPAPLRVDSLRAEPLEEEILEEEALAEEEAAADGAEEERAEGRRDRRFAGEEGEEGAPRGRRRRRRRGRGGANGSGEVFAPGAEQPSDEGLALMAEIEGAPAPREPREPREPRVGRGRGPGRWRRSAPLPDEFRDPSALFPLDGGEAEAFVSPREAHMPDFAPAPQIVTPALEAAAPEAPAAEAPATVATAATPAAAEAEIPPAAEAVVPEAGPAPDAAPAAAAPETPAEQPTTPREPTQVVITAADPKTPKKGGWWQRVRGPFNE, encoded by the coding sequence ATGGCAAACAAGATGCTGATCGACGCCTCCCACCCGGAGGAAACCCGGGTGGTGGTGCTGCGCGGTAACCGCGTTCAGGAATTCGACTTCGAGGCCGCCGACAAGAAACCGCTGCGCGGCAATATTTACCTGGCGAAGGTGACGCGGGTCGAGCCCTCGCTGCAGGCCGCCTTCGTCGATTACGGCGGCAACCGCCACGGCTTTCTGGCCTTCGCGGAAATCCACCCGGACTATTATCAGATCCCCGTCGCCGACCGTCAGGCGCTGCTGGAAGAAGAGAGCCGCGCCCATCGCCAGGACGAGGAAGAGGAGCAGCCGCATCGTCCGCACGGCCGTCGCCGCTCCCGCCGCCGTCAACCCGAGGCCGCCGAGAAGCGCGCCGGCGCCGATGAGACGCTGGTCAGCGAGGCCGTCGACGTCGAAGCGCTGATCGAGGCGGCCGGAGACGACCAGCCGGCCAGCGAGGAGACGGCCGCCGAATCCGTCGTCGCCGCCGCCGAGGACGAGCCGCGCCCGGAAGAGGCCGAGGCCCCGACCGACGTCGAGGTCGAGGCCGAGGCGGTCGAGGCCGTGGAAGCCGTCGGGATCATTGAGCCCGACGAAGGACATCACACCATTTCCGTCGATCCGGCGGGCTTCGGCTCCGTCGAGGAGGGCGCCGCCGAGGAGTTCGCCGAGGCGATCCCGGAGCCGGACCACGAATTGAAGGCGCGTCGCCAGGACGAGCGCGACGAGGAGCGCGAGCGCGCCCGCGACGAAGCTGAAGAGGCGGCCGACGAGGGCGAAGAATTGGCCAGCGCGGGCGAGGGGCTCGAGGCCCGCGCGCCGCGGGCGCCGGCTGACGAGGACCACGACGACGAGGAGCACGACGAGGAAGAACACGTCGAGCACATCGGCGGCGACGCCATGGACGAGGCCCCGTTCAGGGTCGTGCGTCCCCGCCGCCAGTACAAGATCCAGGAAGTCATCAAGCGCCGTCAGGTGCTGCTCGTTCAGGTCGTGAAGGAAGAGCGCGGCAATAAAGGCGCGGCGCTGACGACCTATCTGTCGCTCGCCGGCCGCTATTCGGTGCTGATGCCCAACACCGCGCGCGGCGGCGGCATCTCCCGCAAGATCACCGACGGCGCAGATCGCAAGCGCCTCAAGGAAATCGTTCACGACCTCGAAGTGCCCGAGGGGATGGGCGTCATCCTGCGCACCGCGGGCGCCACGCGCACAAAGGCCGAGGTCAAGCGCGACTTCGAATATCTGCTGCGGCTGTGGGAAAGCGTGCGCGAACTGACGCTGCGCTCCAGCGCGCCGACGCTCGTCTATGAGGAAGGCTCGCTGATCAAGCGCGCCATCCGCGACCTTTATGGCCGCGACGTCGAGGAGATCGTGGTCTCGGGCGACGAGGCCTATCGCGAGGCCAAGGACTTCATGCGCATGCTCATGCCGAGCCATGCCAAGAACGTGAAGCAGCACCGCGAGCCCTACCCGATCTTCGCCGAGGCGGGGGTCGAGGCGCAGCTCGACGCCATGTTCTCCAATCACGTCACGCTGAAATCCGGCGGCTATCTGGTGATCAACCAGACCGAGGCGCTCGTCGCGATCGACGTGAACTCGGGCCGGTCGACGCGCGAGCACAATATCGAGGACACGGCGCTGCGCACCAATCTCGAGGCGGCGGACGAAGTCGCCCGCCAGCTGCGCCTGCGCGACCTCGCCGGCCTGATCGTGGTCGATTTCATCGACATGGAGGAGAGCCGCAACAATCGCGCCGTCGAGCGCCGGCTCAAGGACGCGCTGAAAAACGACCGGGCCCGCATTCAGGTCGGCCGCATCTCGCATTTCGGCCTTCTCGAAATGTCGCGCCAGCGCATCCGCGCGGGCGTCGTCGAGGGGTCGACGGTTCCCTGTCCGCATTGCGCGGGCGCGGGACATGTCCGCTCCACCGCCTCGATCGCATTGCATGTGCTGCGCGTGCTGGAGGAGGCGCTGATCAAGAGCGCGGCGCATGACGTGACGCTGCGCACCCGCGGCGCGGTCGCGCTCTACATCCTCAACCAGAAGCGCGCGCATCTGCATTCGCTGGAGAGCCGCTTCGGCGTGCATATCACCGTCGCCGCCGACGATACTCTGACGGGCGCCAATTACCACGCGTTGGAGCGCGGCGAACTTGCGAGCGGGCCGCGCGTCCCGACCGCGCCCGCGCCGCTGCGCGTCGATTCGCTGCGCGCCGAACCGCTTGAGGAAGAGATCCTCGAAGAGGAGGCGCTGGCGGAGGAAGAGGCCGCCGCCGACGGAGCCGAGGAGGAGCGCGCCGAAGGGCGTCGCGATCGCCGCTTCGCGGGCGAAGAGGGCGAGGAGGGCGCGCCGCGCGGGCGGCGTCGCCGTCGTCGTCGCGGCCGCGGCGGCGCCAACGGCAGTGGCGAGGTTTTCGCGCCCGGCGCCGAGCAGCCGTCCGACGAGGGCCTCGCGCTGATGGCCGAGATCGAGGGCGCGCCGGCCCCGCGCGAGCCCCGCGAACCCCGCGAACCCCGCGTCGGGCGGGGGCGCGGTCCGGGCCGCTGGCGCCGGTCGGCGCCTCTGCCGGACGAGTTCCGCGATCCCTCCGCGCTCTTCCCGCTCGACGGGGGCGAGGCGGAAGCTTTCGTCTCGCCGCGGGAGGCGCATATGCCCGACTTCGCCCCCGCGCCGCAAATCGTGACGCCTGCGCTCGAGGCCGCGGCTCCCGAGGCCCCGGCCGCCGAAGCGCCGGCGACGGTCGCAACGGCGGCGACGCCCGCCGCGGCGGAGGCGGAAATCCCGCCTGCCGCCGAAGCCGTCGTCCCGGAGGCGGGCCCCGCTCCCGACGCCGCGCCGGCGGCCGCTGCGCCAGAAACGCCGGCCGAACAGCCGACGACCCCGCGCGAGCCGACCCAGGTCGTCATCACCGCGGCCGATCCGAAGACCCCGAAGAAGGGCGGATGGTGGCAGCGCGTCCGCGGGCCGTTCAACGAATAG
- a CDS encoding N-acetylmuramoyl-L-alanine amidase — MTHPPPRSRKAGQRFLCAAAGAAAFSGVGLAAAAEPAQPVTAYSSRVETAHDHSRLVFDMTGAVEAQARPVANPPRVIVDLPEVAFRIDAREGRSAAGSKLIKSYRYGQFAPGRARVVVDLLAPARVVKAGAEGGRLVIDLAPTTEASFNASVAESAVAAKAEPAAVAEAAPTPSDQPVVMIDPGHGGVDMGATGKHGEQEKAIVLEFARALKAKIEQGGRIKAVMTREEDVFLPLNERVRIAHRHNAALFLSVHADTLAEGHVEGATVYTVSARASDAEAARIAEKENLADQAAGVDSAQASEQVGDILVDLAQRETRAFSAQFAQALIARWKEAGSLNKNPARSAGFVVLKSYDIPSALLELGYLSSEKDLARLTSPEWRDQAAGKTAEAIEAFFAARSREARAPEKPRPQ, encoded by the coding sequence ATGACGCACCCGCCTCCCCGCTCGAGAAAGGCCGGCCAGCGCTTTCTCTGCGCGGCGGCGGGAGCTGCTGCGTTCTCCGGCGTCGGCCTCGCCGCGGCGGCTGAGCCGGCGCAGCCCGTCACGGCCTATTCGAGCCGCGTCGAGACGGCCCACGACCATTCCCGTCTCGTCTTCGACATGACCGGCGCGGTCGAGGCGCAGGCGCGCCCCGTGGCCAATCCGCCGCGCGTCATCGTCGATCTGCCCGAAGTGGCGTTTCGCATCGACGCCAGGGAGGGCCGCTCGGCCGCTGGTTCGAAGCTCATCAAATCCTATCGATACGGGCAGTTCGCGCCTGGACGCGCCCGCGTCGTGGTCGACCTCCTCGCCCCCGCGCGGGTCGTGAAGGCGGGCGCCGAGGGGGGCCGCCTCGTCATCGACCTCGCCCCGACGACGGAGGCAAGCTTCAACGCGTCTGTCGCCGAGAGCGCCGTCGCCGCCAAGGCCGAGCCGGCCGCGGTCGCGGAAGCCGCGCCGACGCCCTCCGACCAGCCTGTGGTGATGATCGACCCCGGCCACGGCGGGGTGGACATGGGCGCGACCGGCAAGCACGGCGAGCAGGAGAAGGCGATCGTCCTCGAATTCGCCCGCGCCCTCAAGGCCAAGATCGAGCAGGGCGGGCGGATCAAGGCCGTGATGACCCGCGAGGAGGACGTCTTCCTCCCGCTCAACGAGCGGGTGCGCATCGCGCATCGCCACAACGCCGCGCTTTTCCTCTCGGTCCACGCCGACACGCTGGCGGAAGGCCATGTCGAGGGCGCGACGGTCTATACGGTCTCCGCCAGGGCCTCGGACGCGGAGGCGGCGCGAATCGCCGAGAAGGAAAATCTGGCGGATCAGGCGGCGGGCGTCGACAGCGCGCAGGCGAGCGAACAGGTCGGCGACATTCTGGTCGATCTCGCCCAGCGGGAGACGCGCGCCTTCAGCGCGCAATTTGCGCAGGCGCTCATCGCCCGCTGGAAGGAGGCCGGCAGCCTCAACAAAAATCCGGCGCGCTCCGCCGGCTTCGTCGTGCTGAAATCCTACGATATTCCATCAGCCTTGCTGGAGCTCGGCTATCTGTCGAGCGAGAAGGATCTCGCCCGGCTGACCTCGCCCGAGTGGCGCGACCAGGCGGCCGGCAAGACGGCCGAGGCGATTGAGGCCTTTTTCGCCGCCCGCTCCCGCGAGGCGCGCGCGCCCGAGAAGCCGCGCCCACAATAA
- a CDS encoding penicillin-binding protein 1A — translation MRLLARFLGFVFATGTIVFLIVAVAGAGLIYYYSKDLPDTAQLQNYEPPVTTRLHASDGSILAEYSRERRLFLPSSAIPPLVKQAFISAEDKNFYTHTGVDPEGVLRAVGVLLEGGRHVQGASTITQQVAKNFLVGNERSIERKIREAIISFRIEAAYSKERILELYLNEIYLGLGNYGVAAAALNYFNKSVNELTLAEAAYLAALPKGPNNYHPFQRRDRAIERRNYVIDRMEADGVVTHEEAAKAKAEPLGVNPRALSPNTYVAGYFAEEVRRELLDRYKEKGLYEGGLSVRTTLDPKMQAWTRKALADGLVRFDEAHGFRGPINHIDVSSDWGAPLANIPSLGDIKPWRLAVVLDLNDAGARIGLQPGREASGEVARERETGMLTAEGMRWTGRSPKSALAVGDVIYVEPLVGSPGRYRLRQIPEISGAMVAMDPYTGRVFSMVGGFSFDQSEFNRATQALRQPGSSFKPFVYATALDNGYTPSSSILDEPISIQQADGSYWTPENFEGGHGTGAHPLDYGVAHSKNMMTVRLAKDVGMPLIAEYAKRFGVYDEMGPYLSLSLGAGETTLLKMVTGYSMLANGGKRIKPTLVDRVQDRWGKTIYRHDERQCLGCDADKWDNQNEPKLIDKREQVLDPLTAYQITTIMEHVIQRGTGVSIKAVGKHLAGKTGTTNEAKDLWFVGFSPDLCVGVYIGYDRPRSMGSHAQAALFAAPIFRDFMTVALKDKPDTPFRVPPGIKLISVNPGSGLRTASGGELWPFKPGTAPPDSYSGGGDGPRQVNTQDVDQRVGTGTGGLY, via the coding sequence ATGCGACTTCTCGCAAGATTTCTAGGCTTTGTCTTCGCGACGGGCACGATCGTCTTCCTGATCGTCGCCGTCGCCGGCGCCGGGTTGATCTATTATTATTCGAAGGATCTGCCCGACACCGCGCAATTGCAGAACTACGAGCCGCCGGTGACGACGCGGCTGCACGCGAGCGACGGCTCGATCCTCGCCGAATATTCACGCGAACGCCGCCTGTTTTTGCCGAGTTCGGCGATCCCGCCGCTCGTGAAGCAGGCCTTCATTTCGGCGGAAGACAAGAATTTCTACACCCACACCGGCGTCGATCCCGAAGGCGTGCTGCGCGCCGTGGGCGTGCTGCTCGAAGGCGGCCGCCATGTGCAGGGCGCCTCGACGATCACCCAGCAGGTCGCCAAGAACTTCCTCGTCGGCAACGAGCGCTCGATCGAGCGCAAGATCCGCGAGGCGATCATCTCCTTCCGCATCGAAGCGGCCTATTCGAAGGAGCGCATTCTCGAGCTCTATCTCAATGAGATTTATCTCGGCTTGGGGAATTACGGCGTCGCCGCCGCCGCGCTCAATTACTTCAACAAGTCGGTCAACGAGCTGACGCTGGCCGAAGCCGCCTATCTCGCCGCTCTGCCGAAGGGGCCGAACAATTATCATCCCTTCCAGCGTCGCGACCGCGCGATCGAGCGCCGCAATTACGTCATCGACCGCATGGAGGCGGACGGCGTCGTGACCCATGAGGAAGCGGCCAAGGCCAAGGCGGAGCCGCTCGGCGTCAACCCGCGGGCGCTGTCGCCGAACACCTATGTCGCCGGTTATTTCGCCGAGGAAGTGCGCCGCGAGCTGCTCGACCGTTACAAGGAAAAGGGCCTCTACGAGGGCGGCCTGTCGGTGCGCACCACGCTCGACCCGAAGATGCAGGCCTGGACCCGCAAGGCGCTGGCCGACGGCCTGGTGCGCTTCGACGAGGCGCATGGCTTTCGCGGTCCAATCAACCATATCGACGTTTCGTCCGACTGGGGCGCGCCGCTCGCCAACATTCCCTCGCTCGGCGACATCAAGCCCTGGCGGCTCGCCGTCGTGCTCGACCTGAATGACGCGGGCGCCCGCATCGGCCTCCAGCCCGGCCGCGAGGCCTCGGGCGAGGTCGCGCGCGAGCGCGAGACGGGCATGCTCACCGCCGAAGGCATGCGCTGGACGGGGCGCAGCCCCAAGAGCGCGCTCGCCGTCGGCGACGTCATCTATGTGGAGCCGCTCGTCGGCAGTCCCGGCCGCTACCGCCTGCGTCAGATCCCCGAAATCTCCGGCGCGATGGTGGCGATGGACCCCTATACGGGCCGCGTCTTCTCCATGGTCGGCGGCTTCTCCTTCGACCAGTCGGAGTTCAATCGCGCCACCCAGGCGTTGCGCCAGCCGGGGTCCTCCTTCAAGCCCTTCGTCTACGCCACGGCGCTCGACAATGGCTATACGCCCTCGTCCTCGATCCTCGACGAGCCGATCTCGATCCAGCAGGCCGACGGCAGCTACTGGACGCCGGAAAACTTCGAAGGCGGCCACGGAACCGGCGCGCATCCGCTCGACTACGGCGTCGCGCATTCCAAGAACATGATGACCGTGCGTCTGGCGAAGGACGTCGGCATGCCGCTCATCGCGGAATACGCCAAGCGTTTCGGCGTCTATGACGAGATGGGGCCCTATCTCTCGCTGTCGCTCGGCGCGGGCGAGACCACGCTGCTCAAGATGGTCACCGGCTATTCGATGCTCGCCAATGGCGGCAAGCGCATCAAGCCCACGCTAGTCGACCGCGTGCAGGACCGCTGGGGTAAGACCATCTACCGCCACGACGAGCGCCAGTGCCTGGGCTGCGACGCGGACAAATGGGACAATCAGAACGAACCCAAGCTGATCGACAAGCGCGAGCAGGTGCTCGACCCGCTCACGGCCTATCAGATCACGACGATCATGGAGCACGTCATCCAGCGCGGCACGGGCGTCTCGATCAAGGCGGTCGGCAAGCATCTCGCGGGCAAGACCGGCACGACCAACGAGGCGAAGGACCTCTGGTTCGTCGGCTTTTCGCCGGATCTCTGCGTTGGCGTCTATATCGGCTACGACCGGCCGCGCTCCATGGGCAGCCACGCCCAGGCCGCGCTCTTCGCCGCGCCGATCTTCCGCGACTTCATGACGGTCGCCTTGAAGGACAAGCCCGATACGCCGTTCCGCGTGCCGCCGGGCATCAAGTTGATCTCGGTCAATCCGGGCTCGGGCCTGCGCACCGCGAGCGGCGGCGAGCTCTGGCCCTTCAAGCCGGGAACGGCTCCGCCCGACTCCTACTCCGGCGGCGGCGACGGCCCGCGCCAGGTCAACACGCAGGACGTCGACCAGCGCGTCGGCACCGGAACGGGCGGGTTGTATTGA
- a CDS encoding enoyl-CoA hydratase — MIPPTEPVLIEIRDRVATLTLNSPGSRNALSHAMLAALSKRLDEISSHPDVRVVLLAAEGPAFCAGHDLKELTARRNDPDRGRAFFAETMRACSALMQQIVALPQPVIAAVDEMATAAGCQLVASCDLAVAGPRARFCTPGVDIGLFCATPAVALSRAVAPKQAMAMLLTGVPIGAEEALRIGLVNRVSPDGARTGARTLADVIAAKSPAAIRYGKRAFYAQREKPLAEAYDLASAVMVDNMLAGDAVEGIAAFLEKRAPVWD, encoded by the coding sequence ATGATCCCGCCGACCGAGCCCGTCCTGATCGAGATACGAGACCGCGTCGCGACGCTCACGCTAAACAGTCCTGGGTCGCGCAACGCTTTGTCGCATGCGATGCTTGCCGCGCTCTCGAAACGCCTGGATGAAATCTCGTCGCACCCTGACGTTCGCGTCGTGCTGCTTGCGGCCGAAGGGCCCGCCTTCTGCGCCGGGCACGATCTGAAGGAGCTGACGGCGCGGCGCAACGACCCCGACCGCGGCCGCGCCTTCTTCGCCGAGACAATGCGCGCCTGCTCCGCCTTGATGCAGCAGATCGTCGCGCTGCCGCAGCCCGTGATCGCGGCTGTCGACGAGATGGCGACCGCCGCGGGCTGCCAGCTCGTCGCGAGCTGCGATCTCGCCGTCGCCGGCCCCCGCGCCCGCTTCTGCACGCCGGGCGTCGACATCGGCCTGTTCTGCGCGACGCCCGCCGTCGCCCTCTCCCGCGCCGTCGCGCCGAAACAGGCGATGGCGATGCTGCTCACCGGCGTCCCTATCGGCGCAGAGGAGGCGCTGCGCATCGGGCTCGTGAACCGCGTCTCGCCCGACGGCGCGCGCACCGGGGCGCGGACGCTGGCGGACGTCATCGCCGCGAAGTCGCCGGCGGCCATTCGTTATGGCAAGCGCGCCTTCTACGCCCAGCGGGAGAAGCCGCTTGCCGAGGCCTATGACCTCGCGAGCGCGGTCATGGTCGACAACATGCTGGCGGGCGACGCCGTCGAGGGGATTGCGGCGTTTCTGGAAAAGCGCGCGCCGGTTTGGGATTAG
- the ccmB gene encoding heme exporter protein CcmB: MTAPLSALFLREWRIARRVGGSGAMGVVFFLTLVVIVPFAVGPDPNLLSRIGPAILWIAALLASLLAFDRLFQADAEDGSLDLLHLSDTPLEVAVLIKCAAHWAATGLPLIIAAPFLGLMLQQEPMALAGVVATLFVGTPALTLVGAIGAAATVTVRRGGLLMALLVLPLTIPVLIFGVSASEAATGGAVPFLSPFAILCAISLAALALCPFAAAAALRNLGE; this comes from the coding sequence GTGACGGCCCCGCTTTCCGCCCTTTTCCTGCGCGAATGGCGCATCGCGCGGCGCGTCGGCGGCTCGGGAGCGATGGGCGTCGTGTTTTTCCTCACGCTCGTCGTCATCGTGCCCTTCGCGGTGGGCCCGGACCCGAACCTGCTGTCGCGCATCGGCCCGGCGATCCTGTGGATCGCGGCGCTGCTCGCGAGCCTTCTGGCCTTCGACCGGCTGTTCCAGGCCGACGCCGAGGACGGCTCGCTCGACTTGCTGCATCTTTCCGACACGCCGCTCGAAGTCGCGGTGCTCATCAAATGCGCGGCCCATTGGGCGGCGACGGGCCTGCCGCTCATCATCGCCGCGCCCTTCCTCGGCCTCATGCTCCAGCAGGAGCCCATGGCGCTCGCCGGCGTCGTGGCGACGCTCTTCGTCGGCACGCCGGCGCTGACCCTCGTCGGCGCGATCGGCGCGGCGGCGACGGTCACGGTGCGCCGGGGCGGCCTGCTCATGGCGCTGCTGGTGCTGCCGCTGACAATCCCCGTGCTGATTTTCGGCGTCTCCGCGTCGGAGGCGGCGACGGGCGGCGCGGTTCCCTTCCTGTCGCCCTTTGCGATCCTCTGCGCGATCAGCCTCGCGGCGCTGGCGCTCTGTCCCTTCGCGGCCGCGGCGGCGCTGCGGAATTTGGGGGAATAG
- the ccmA gene encoding heme ABC exporter ATP-binding protein CcmA gives METSPHRPHADRQTVPRLKVENLAVARGGRPVLSGVNFLLSGGEALVVTGRNGVGKSTLLRAIAGLLPHSGGTVALEGAGEDQELAQATHYLAHADGMKAALTVRENLDFWGNYLGRAEDRRSRPVAEALAAVGLSHALDAPFGALSAGQKRRAALARLLVAFRPLWLLDEPLTALDRGSREKFAAAMRAHCALGGLIVAATHEPLGLEEAGELALGAPQ, from the coding sequence ATGGAGACAAGCCCGCATCGCCCCCACGCCGACCGCCAGACCGTCCCGCGGCTCAAGGTCGAGAATCTGGCCGTCGCCCGGGGGGGCCGGCCCGTGCTCTCGGGCGTGAATTTCTTGCTCTCGGGGGGCGAGGCGCTTGTCGTGACGGGCCGCAATGGCGTCGGCAAATCCACGCTTTTGCGGGCGATCGCCGGCCTGCTCCCGCATTCGGGCGGAACGGTCGCGCTCGAAGGGGCCGGGGAAGACCAGGAGCTCGCCCAGGCGACGCATTACCTCGCCCATGCCGATGGCATGAAGGCGGCGCTCACGGTGCGGGAGAACCTTGATTTCTGGGGGAATTATCTGGGGCGGGCGGAAGATCGCCGCAGCCGTCCGGTCGCCGAGGCGCTCGCCGCGGTCGGGCTCTCGCATGCGCTCGACGCGCCTTTCGGGGCGCTGTCCGCCGGGCAGAAGCGGCGCGCGGCGCTGGCGCGGCTGCTCGTCGCCTTCCGGCCGCTGTGGCTTCTCGACGAGCCGCTGACGGCGCTCGACCGCGGCTCGCGGGAAAAATTCGCAGCGGCCATGCGCGCGCATTGCGCGCTTGGCGGCCTGATCGTCGCGGCGACCCATGAGCCGCTCGGGCTCGAGGAGGCCGGCGAACTGGCGCTCGGGGCCCCACAGTGA
- a CDS encoding aminotransferase class I/II-fold pyridoxal phosphate-dependent enzyme, producing the protein MTRHRSLSDYASRRFRLAGNALLEFNNPFFAQIDKLKADFEAQGIHFVSFANYDYLGLANHPRIREAAKQEVDHLGIGALASRLVGGERTTHKQFEAEIAKFIGMESALALVSGYLANVTTIAYLMNGKRDAIFIDELAHNSIVYGAEGAPAHVVKFRHNDMDHLEHLLARHREEYRNVLVVVEGVYSMDGDTADLPRLYAIKDKYKIWLMVDEAHSLGVLGETGRGLAEHQGVDPQRIDLLVGTLSKSLASCGGYVCAKKEVIEWFRFTLPGFVYSVGFSPVVLTAARTALALMQEETWRIDKLAQNAELFRQVAHENGFSTGPAIGRGVVPILFDSDLETMWAARHLLEKGYYVPPVVRIGVPKDGPRLRFFFSANHTEAEIRGVIQALREIPPVSEEAQRIVAAAMSGAAA; encoded by the coding sequence GTGACGAGACACAGAAGCCTCTCGGATTACGCGTCGCGGCGATTCCGCCTTGCCGGCAACGCTCTCCTCGAATTCAACAATCCGTTCTTCGCCCAGATCGACAAGCTGAAAGCGGACTTCGAGGCCCAGGGGATTCATTTCGTCAGTTTCGCGAATTACGACTATCTCGGCCTCGCCAACCATCCGCGCATCCGCGAGGCGGCGAAGCAGGAGGTCGACCATCTCGGCATTGGCGCGCTCGCGTCGCGGCTCGTCGGCGGCGAGCGCACCACGCACAAGCAGTTCGAGGCGGAGATCGCCAAATTCATCGGCATGGAGAGCGCGCTGGCGCTCGTCTCCGGCTACCTCGCCAATGTCACGACCATCGCCTATCTGATGAACGGCAAGCGCGACGCCATCTTCATCGACGAGCTCGCGCATAACAGCATCGTCTACGGCGCCGAGGGCGCGCCGGCGCATGTCGTGAAGTTCCGACACAACGACATGGATCATCTCGAGCATCTGCTGGCGCGGCATCGCGAGGAGTATCGCAATGTCCTCGTCGTGGTCGAGGGCGTCTACAGCATGGACGGCGACACCGCCGACCTGCCGCGCCTCTATGCGATCAAGGACAAATACAAGATCTGGCTCATGGTCGACGAAGCGCATTCGCTCGGCGTCCTCGGCGAGACGGGCCGCGGCCTCGCCGAGCATCAGGGCGTCGATCCGCAGCGAATCGATCTTCTCGTCGGCACCTTGTCGAAGAGCCTCGCCTCCTGCGGCGGCTATGTCTGCGCCAAGAAGGAGGTGATCGAATGGTTCCGCTTCACCCTGCCGGGCTTCGTCTACAGCGTCGGCTTTTCGCCGGTCGTCCTCACCGCGGCGCGCACCGCCCTCGCACTCATGCAGGAAGAGACCTGGCGCATCGACAAGCTCGCCCAAAACGCTGAGCTGTTCCGTCAGGTCGCGCATGAAAACGGCTTCTCCACCGGGCCCGCCATCGGGCGCGGCGTGGTGCCGATTCTCTTCGACAGCGATCTCGAAACCATGTGGGCCGCGCGTCACCTTCTGGAGAAGGGATATTACGTGCCGCCGGTCGTGCGCATCGGCGTGCCCAAGGACGGGCCGCGGCTGCGCTTCTTCTTCTCGGCCAACCATACAGAGGCCGAAATTCGCGGCGTGATCCAGGCGCTGCGCGAGATCCCGCCCGTCTCGGAAGAGGCGCAGCGCATCGTCGCCGCCGCCATGTCGGGCGCCGCGGCTTGA